The following coding sequences lie in one Arachis ipaensis cultivar K30076 chromosome B05, Araip1.1, whole genome shotgun sequence genomic window:
- the LOC107643346 gene encoding uncharacterized protein LOC107643346 isoform X2, whose product MTKLVIHDPSATLQPSMAEDTNTLSYWLNWRFFLCALWILAAMGLASFLIWRYEEFRKSRNERRERQRRRETAGSLYEGEAWNTCLKGIHPSWLLIYRIVSFLVLLILLIVNVIVDGGGIFYFYTQWTFTLVTIYFGLASCFSIYGCCFNHNKLEVNTADSEQGTYSAPILDGAVERNLIKNSHTDQEPHTWNPAGAWGYMFQIIFQTSAGAVMLTDLVFWLVIYPFMTAADFRLHFFDVCMHSVNALFLLGDTALNCMRFPMFRFAYFILWTGIFVIFQWIIHACVSLWWPYPFLDLSSPYAPLWYFAVGVMHIPCYGAFALVVRLKHLWLSRTFPETCQFIR is encoded by the exons ATGACCAAGCTTGTTATTCAT GATCCTTCAGCCACTCTGCAACCTAGCATGGCAGAAGATACGAATACCTTAAGTTATTGGTTGAATTGGAGGTTCTTCCTCTGTGCACTATGGATTTTGGCTGCTATGGGCCTAGCATCGTTTTTGATATGGAGGTATGAAGAATTCAGAAAATCAAGGAATGAGAGGAGAGAAAGGCAGCGGCGGCGAGAAACGGCTGGCTCTCTGTACGAGGGTGAAGCGTGGAATACATGTCTTAAAGGAATACATCCTTCTTGGTTGCTTATTTACAGGATTGTGTCTTTTCTTGTGCTTCTGATTTTGCTCATTGTTAATGTGATTGTTGATGGAGGTGGCATATTTTACTTCTACACTCA GTGGACTTTCACTTTggtcaccatttactttggg CTTGCATCTTGTTTCTCCATATATGGATGTTGTTTCAACCACAACAAACTTGAGGTCAACACAGCAGATTCTGAACAAGGAACTTATTCGGCTCCTATACTTGATGGGGCGGTAGAGCGTAACCTGATCAAGAATTCACACACTGATCAGGAACCTCACACTTGGAATCCTGCTGGTGCATGGGGTTATATGTTTCAGATCATTTTTCAG ACTTCTGCAGGTGCTGTAATGCTCACCGACTTAGTATTCTGGCTCGTTATTTATCCGTTTATGACAGCCGCCGATTTTAGGCTGCACTTT TTTGATGTTTGTATGCACTCTGTTAATGCTCTTTTCCTCCTCGGTGACACGGCATTAAATTGCATG AGATTCCCAATGTTCCGGTTTGCATACTTCATCTTGTGGACTGGTATATTCGTGATTTTTCAGTGGATCATCCATGCTTGTGTTTCACTTTG GTGGCCTTACCCATTCCTTGATTTGTCATCGCCATACGCACCCTTGTG GTACTTTGCTGTGGGTGTCATGCACATTCCGTGCTATGGCGCCTTTGCTTTGGTCGTCCGGTTGAAGCACTTGTGGTTGTCAAGAACATTTCCGGAGACCTGTCAGTTTATCCGGTGA
- the LOC107643346 gene encoding uncharacterized protein LOC107643346 isoform X1, whose translation MTKLVIHDPSATLQPSMAEDTNTLSYWLNWRFFLCALWILAAMGLASFLIWRYEEFRKSRNERRERQRRRETAGSLYEGEAWNTCLKGIHPSWLLIYRIVSFLVLLILLIVNVIVDGGGIFYFYTQWTFTLVTIYFGLASCFSIYGCCFNHNKLEVNTADSEQGTYSAPILDGAVERNLIKNSHTDQEPHTWNPAGAWGYMFQIIFQTSAGAVMLTDLVFWLVIYPFMTAADFRLHFVSFDVCMHSVNALFLLGDTALNCMRFPMFRFAYFILWTGIFVIFQWIIHACVSLWWPYPFLDLSSPYAPLWYFAVGVMHIPCYGAFALVVRLKHLWLSRTFPETCQFIR comes from the exons ATGACCAAGCTTGTTATTCAT GATCCTTCAGCCACTCTGCAACCTAGCATGGCAGAAGATACGAATACCTTAAGTTATTGGTTGAATTGGAGGTTCTTCCTCTGTGCACTATGGATTTTGGCTGCTATGGGCCTAGCATCGTTTTTGATATGGAGGTATGAAGAATTCAGAAAATCAAGGAATGAGAGGAGAGAAAGGCAGCGGCGGCGAGAAACGGCTGGCTCTCTGTACGAGGGTGAAGCGTGGAATACATGTCTTAAAGGAATACATCCTTCTTGGTTGCTTATTTACAGGATTGTGTCTTTTCTTGTGCTTCTGATTTTGCTCATTGTTAATGTGATTGTTGATGGAGGTGGCATATTTTACTTCTACACTCA GTGGACTTTCACTTTggtcaccatttactttggg CTTGCATCTTGTTTCTCCATATATGGATGTTGTTTCAACCACAACAAACTTGAGGTCAACACAGCAGATTCTGAACAAGGAACTTATTCGGCTCCTATACTTGATGGGGCGGTAGAGCGTAACCTGATCAAGAATTCACACACTGATCAGGAACCTCACACTTGGAATCCTGCTGGTGCATGGGGTTATATGTTTCAGATCATTTTTCAG ACTTCTGCAGGTGCTGTAATGCTCACCGACTTAGTATTCTGGCTCGTTATTTATCCGTTTATGACAGCCGCCGATTTTAGGCTGCACTTTGTAAGT TTTGATGTTTGTATGCACTCTGTTAATGCTCTTTTCCTCCTCGGTGACACGGCATTAAATTGCATG AGATTCCCAATGTTCCGGTTTGCATACTTCATCTTGTGGACTGGTATATTCGTGATTTTTCAGTGGATCATCCATGCTTGTGTTTCACTTTG GTGGCCTTACCCATTCCTTGATTTGTCATCGCCATACGCACCCTTGTG GTACTTTGCTGTGGGTGTCATGCACATTCCGTGCTATGGCGCCTTTGCTTTGGTCGTCCGGTTGAAGCACTTGTGGTTGTCAAGAACATTTCCGGAGACCTGTCAGTTTATCCGGTGA
- the LOC107643346 gene encoding uncharacterized protein LOC107643346 isoform X3 encodes MAEDTNTLSYWLNWRFFLCALWILAAMGLASFLIWRYEEFRKSRNERRERQRRRETAGSLYEGEAWNTCLKGIHPSWLLIYRIVSFLVLLILLIVNVIVDGGGIFYFYTQWTFTLVTIYFGLASCFSIYGCCFNHNKLEVNTADSEQGTYSAPILDGAVERNLIKNSHTDQEPHTWNPAGAWGYMFQIIFQTSAGAVMLTDLVFWLVIYPFMTAADFRLHFVSFDVCMHSVNALFLLGDTALNCMRFPMFRFAYFILWTGIFVIFQWIIHACVSLWWPYPFLDLSSPYAPLWYFAVGVMHIPCYGAFALVVRLKHLWLSRTFPETCQFIR; translated from the exons ATGGCAGAAGATACGAATACCTTAAGTTATTGGTTGAATTGGAGGTTCTTCCTCTGTGCACTATGGATTTTGGCTGCTATGGGCCTAGCATCGTTTTTGATATGGAGGTATGAAGAATTCAGAAAATCAAGGAATGAGAGGAGAGAAAGGCAGCGGCGGCGAGAAACGGCTGGCTCTCTGTACGAGGGTGAAGCGTGGAATACATGTCTTAAAGGAATACATCCTTCTTGGTTGCTTATTTACAGGATTGTGTCTTTTCTTGTGCTTCTGATTTTGCTCATTGTTAATGTGATTGTTGATGGAGGTGGCATATTTTACTTCTACACTCA GTGGACTTTCACTTTggtcaccatttactttggg CTTGCATCTTGTTTCTCCATATATGGATGTTGTTTCAACCACAACAAACTTGAGGTCAACACAGCAGATTCTGAACAAGGAACTTATTCGGCTCCTATACTTGATGGGGCGGTAGAGCGTAACCTGATCAAGAATTCACACACTGATCAGGAACCTCACACTTGGAATCCTGCTGGTGCATGGGGTTATATGTTTCAGATCATTTTTCAG ACTTCTGCAGGTGCTGTAATGCTCACCGACTTAGTATTCTGGCTCGTTATTTATCCGTTTATGACAGCCGCCGATTTTAGGCTGCACTTTGTAAGT TTTGATGTTTGTATGCACTCTGTTAATGCTCTTTTCCTCCTCGGTGACACGGCATTAAATTGCATG AGATTCCCAATGTTCCGGTTTGCATACTTCATCTTGTGGACTGGTATATTCGTGATTTTTCAGTGGATCATCCATGCTTGTGTTTCACTTTG GTGGCCTTACCCATTCCTTGATTTGTCATCGCCATACGCACCCTTGTG GTACTTTGCTGTGGGTGTCATGCACATTCCGTGCTATGGCGCCTTTGCTTTGGTCGTCCGGTTGAAGCACTTGTGGTTGTCAAGAACATTTCCGGAGACCTGTCAGTTTATCCGGTGA